A segment of the Butyrivibrio fibrisolvens genome:
CCAAAAGCAACTACAGACGAATCGATCGGTTTATTCTTAAAGCTTGATATAACAGCAAGGCAGATGCCAAGATCAAGAGCAGGCTCCTGCAGCTTCATTCCTCCTGCGAGATTTACATAGGCATCACAATCTGCCATCTGAAGACCAACTCTTTTTTCAAGAACCGCCATAAGGAGATTAACTCTGTTATAGTCAGTGCCATTAGCCTGTCTTCTAGGGAATCCAAAGCTTGTACGACACACAAGGGCCTGGATTTCAAGAAGTATAGGTCTTGTGCCTTCTATTGAGCAGGTTACAATACTGCCGCTTGCATCTTCCGGTCTTCCGTCCAGCATGAACTCTGACGGGTTCTGAACTTCAGCAAGGCCGTCTTCGCGCATCTCAAATACGCCGATCTCATTAGTAGATCCGAACCTGTTCTTGACACCTCGAAGTATCCTGTAGGATGCATGTCTGTCACCCTCGAAATACAGCACTGTATCTACCATGTGTTCAAGGACTCTTGGACCTGCAACAGTTCCTTCTTTAGTCACATGGCCCACTATAAATATAGACACGTTCATGCTCTTAGCAATTCTAAGAAGAACAGCCGTAGTCTCTCTGACCTGCGAAACACTACCAGGTGCAGACGTTACGTCCTCATTAAACATAGTCTGAATAGAGTCTATTATCACTATCTCAGGCTTATCTTTAGTTATTACTGATTCTATAGTTGAAAGATTAGTCTCACAAAGGAATTTAAGATTATCTGTAAACTCACCTATACGGTTAGCTCGTAGCTTGATCTGACGAAGCGATTCCTCTCCCGAAATATATAAGATGCTATGTCCATCATCAGACATATTCCTTGCAACCTGAAGAAGAAGGGTTGATTTACCTATACCGGGATCACCGCCGACAAGTGTAAGAGATCCTCTAACAAGACCTCCTCCAAGTACTCTGTTAAGCTCTCCTATATGTGTATCGCTTCTGTCTTCCTGTCCAAGCTCGATCTCGGACAGAGCTTTTGGACTGATAGCTGCAGATGAAGTGGTTCCGGATATTCCACTTCCAAGAGACGCTCTTTTATTCTTAGGTTCAGGCTTAACCATCTCTTCAACCATGGTATTCCACTCATGGCATGAAGGGCACTGTCCCATCCATTTAGACGATTCATATCCACAGTTTTGACAAAAGAACGCTGTTTTGATCTTAGCAGGCATAATCCATTCTCCCAATATTAGTAAATAATAAAACAGCCGAACTTAATTGGCTTGTTTAATACATTATTGAATCTTTAATCCAACAATG
Coding sequences within it:
- the radA gene encoding DNA repair protein RadA; this encodes MPAKIKTAFFCQNCGYESSKWMGQCPSCHEWNTMVEEMVKPEPKNKRASLGSGISGTTSSAAISPKALSEIELGQEDRSDTHIGELNRVLGGGLVRGSLTLVGGDPGIGKSTLLLQVARNMSDDGHSILYISGEESLRQIKLRANRIGEFTDNLKFLCETNLSTIESVITKDKPEIVIIDSIQTMFNEDVTSAPGSVSQVRETTAVLLRIAKSMNVSIFIVGHVTKEGTVAGPRVLEHMVDTVLYFEGDRHASYRILRGVKNRFGSTNEIGVFEMREDGLAEVQNPSEFMLDGRPEDASGSIVTCSIEGTRPILLEIQALVCRTSFGFPRRQANGTDYNRVNLLMAVLEKRVGLQMADCDAYVNLAGGMKLQEPALDLGICLAVISSFKNKPIDSSVVAFGEVGLSGEVRSVSMTEQRVMEAKKLGFKTIILPKAYESKLKDTKGLDIIGVSSLQDAMRIF